DNA from Acidimicrobiales bacterium:
CCCGAGATCTGGCGCGACGTCCCCGACATCACCCACTTCGTGTCCGGCCTCGGCACCAGCGGCACCCTCATGGGCGTCGGCACCTACCTCAAGGAGCAGAACCCCGACATCAAGATCATGGCGGTCGAGCCGCCGGTCGGGGAGCGGGTCGAGGGTCTTCGCAACCTCGAGGAGGGCTACATCCCACCGGTGTACGACAAGTGGGGCGGCCAGGACCTGCTCGACGGCAAGCGCATCGTGCGGCCCCGCGAGTCGATCGAGTGGACCCGCCGGCTGGCCGAGGAGGCCAGCATCTTCGCCGGCATCTCCGCCGGTGCCGCACTCGCAGGAGCGGCCAAGGTGGCCGAGAAGGTCGACTCGGGGGTCATCGTCTTCGTCGTCGCCGACGGCGGTTGGAAGTACATGTCGACCGGTGCATGGACGGACCCGATCGACGACGTCGTCGAGCGCGCCGAGCAGATCATCTACTTCTGAGCATCGGGTAGGCTCACCCTGCGGCGGGACACCGCACCAGGGGGGCACACGACATGGATCCGACCTACTCCGCCGAAGCGGAGACCTACCGCGAGAAGATCCGCGGCTTTCTCGCCGAGCACCTGCCCGACGGCTGGCAGGGCGTCGGTGCCCTGCCCGAGGGCGAGCGCGAGACCTGGCTCGAGGAGTGGCGCGGCCGGCTGGCGCAGGCGGGCCTCCTCGCGGTGGCGTGGCCCACCGAGTACGGCGGCGCTGGTCTCTCACCGATCGAACAGGTCGTTCTCTCCGAGGAGTTCGCCAAGGCGGGCGTTCCCACCCAGACCGGCAACGACGGGTTCGGCATCGGTATGGTCGGTCCGACCATCATCGTCTGGGGTACCGAGGAGCAGAAGCAGCACTTCCTGCCCCGGATCATCTCGGGGGAGGACCGTTGGTGCCAGGGCTACTCCGAGCCCGACGCCGGGTCCGACCTCGCCAACATCGCCACCAGGGCCGAGCTCGACGGCGACGAATGGGTGATCAACGGCCAGAAGATCTGGACCTCGTCGGGACATACCGCCAACTGGATCTTCGTCCTCGCCCGCACCGACCCCACGGCGACGAAGCATGCGGGCATCTCGTTCCTGCTCGTGCCGATGGACCAGCCGGGCATCGAGGTGCGGCCCATCCGCGAGATGACCGGTGAGGCGCTGTTCAACGAGGTGTTCTTCACCGATGCCCGCACGGCCAAGGAGAACGTGGTCGGTGAGGTCAACAACGGGTGGACCGTTGCCAACACCCTGCTCGGGTTCGAGCGGGGTGGGCGTTCGACGGTGCTCGCCATCGGCTACCGAGCCGAGCTCGACGCC
Protein-coding regions in this window:
- a CDS encoding cysteine synthase family protein, with translation MSVHSSVLDLIGNTPMVEVSQLSPTPGVRILAKLEGQNPFGSVKDRVAKSLIAEAESDGTLTPGKRLIEPSSGNTGIAMAAIARLKGYPITIVMPENVSIERRQLLEIFGAEIITTPGAEGSNGAVRHAQQLADEHPEWAFLYQYANSANPQAHYDTTGPEIWRDVPDITHFVSGLGTSGTLMGVGTYLKEQNPDIKIMAVEPPVGERVEGLRNLEEGYIPPVYDKWGGQDLLDGKRIVRPRESIEWTRRLAEEASIFAGISAGAALAGAAKVAEKVDSGVIVFVVADGGWKYMSTGAWTDPIDDVVERAEQIIYF
- a CDS encoding acyl-CoA dehydrogenase family protein → MDPTYSAEAETYREKIRGFLAEHLPDGWQGVGALPEGERETWLEEWRGRLAQAGLLAVAWPTEYGGAGLSPIEQVVLSEEFAKAGVPTQTGNDGFGIGMVGPTIIVWGTEEQKQHFLPRIISGEDRWCQGYSEPDAGSDLANIATRAELDGDEWVINGQKIWTSSGHTANWIFVLARTDPTATKHAGISFLLVPMDQPGIEVRPIREMTGEALFNEVFFTDARTAKENVVGEVNNGWTVANTLLGFERGGRSTVLAIGYRAELDAIIDLARDRGLDSDAVIRQRLAWAHTQVEIMRYLGMQSLTKALTGDQPGAAASIIKLFWSEYHKLVTELAVDILGAEAMVPTGDTGGSSIQAFSGGKMSSAAAVRGLYGARPGTIYAGTSQVQRNIVGERVLGLPKEPRSDGGPWNALKRS